A genome region from Proteus vulgaris includes the following:
- a CDS encoding LemA family protein: MEWLIFIIFILILMYFLIRQLVMIYNNMVILKNNCYKAFANIDVLLKKQADLIPMLIVITQKAMVHEKALFEKLAENREHYLHVDALEQKINLANQLLPQIKKSLIIAEKYPDLISGKNLHLLQMQAKELEECIADRREFFNQSVTLYNTEIHIFPNILFKLIFNFKDIPLFYPSREAAL, translated from the coding sequence ATGGAATGGCTTATATTTATCATTTTTATTCTTATCTTGATGTATTTTTTAATACGTCAGTTAGTCATGATTTATAATAATATGGTGATATTAAAAAATAATTGCTATAAAGCCTTCGCTAATATTGATGTTTTATTAAAAAAACAAGCCGATTTGATCCCCATGCTGATAGTGATTACACAAAAAGCAATGGTTCATGAGAAAGCCTTATTTGAAAAATTAGCTGAAAATAGAGAGCACTATTTACATGTAGATGCATTAGAACAAAAAATTAATTTAGCTAATCAGTTATTACCACAAATAAAAAAATCACTCATAATTGCTGAAAAATACCCTGATCTTATCAGTGGGAAAAATTTACACTTATTACAAATGCAAGCGAAAGAATTAGAAGAGTGTATTGCCGATAGACGTGAATTTTTTAATCAATCCGTCACACTCTATAATACTGAAATACATATTTTTCCCAATATCTTGTTTAAACTGATTTTTAATTTTAAAGATATTCCTCTTTTCTATCCTAGTAGGGAGGCAGCTTTATGA
- the glpT gene encoding glycerol-3-phosphate transporter — MLSLFRPAPHKARLPKEQIDPVYRRLRWQIFMGIFFGYAAYYLVRKNFALAMPYLVEEGFSKGDLGFALSGISIAYGFSKFIMGSFSDRANPRYFLPAGLILASLVMLFMGFVPWATSSIMIMFVLLFLCGWFQGMGWPPCGRTMVHWWSQKERGGIVSIWNCAHNVGGGLPPLLFLLGMAWFNDWKAALYMPAFAAILVAMIAFALMRDTPQSCGLPPIEEYKNDYPPDYKETDEQELTAKEIFMKYVFPNKLLWMIAIANVFVYLLRYGVLDWSPTYLREVKDFAMDKSSWAYFLYEYAGIPGTLLCGWMSDKVFKGNRGATGVFFMTLVTIATIVFWMNPAGNPNIDMACMLIIGFLIYGPVMLIGLHALELAPKKAAGTAAGFTGLFGYLGGSVAASAIVGYTVDYFGWDGGFMVMIGGSALSVVLLLIVMVSETKHKREMLQKYE, encoded by the coding sequence ATGTTAAGTCTGTTTAGACCTGCGCCACATAAAGCGCGTTTGCCAAAAGAGCAGATAGATCCTGTCTATCGTCGTCTGCGTTGGCAGATCTTTATGGGGATTTTCTTCGGTTACGCTGCTTATTATTTAGTAAGAAAAAACTTTGCGTTAGCAATGCCTTATCTTGTAGAAGAAGGGTTTTCTAAAGGTGACCTCGGTTTCGCTTTATCAGGGATCTCGATTGCTTATGGTTTCTCTAAGTTTATCATGGGCTCATTCTCTGACCGTGCTAACCCTCGTTATTTCTTACCAGCAGGTCTTATTTTAGCGTCCTTAGTGATGCTATTTATGGGCTTTGTGCCATGGGCAACTTCGAGCATTATGATAATGTTCGTTCTGTTGTTCCTTTGTGGTTGGTTCCAAGGCATGGGTTGGCCTCCTTGTGGACGTACCATGGTGCACTGGTGGTCACAGAAAGAACGTGGCGGTATCGTTTCTATCTGGAACTGTGCGCATAACGTCGGTGGTGGTTTACCTCCATTACTATTCTTATTAGGTATGGCATGGTTTAACGACTGGAAAGCAGCGTTATATATGCCAGCATTTGCAGCAATTTTAGTTGCAATGATTGCATTCGCATTAATGCGCGATACCCCGCAATCTTGTGGTCTTCCACCGATTGAAGAGTACAAAAACGACTACCCACCTGATTATAAAGAAACAGACGAGCAAGAACTGACTGCAAAAGAAATCTTTATGAAGTATGTGTTCCCTAACAAACTTCTGTGGATGATTGCAATCGCGAACGTGTTCGTTTACTTACTGCGCTACGGCGTGCTGGACTGGTCACCAACTTATCTGCGTGAAGTAAAAGACTTCGCGATGGATAAATCATCATGGGCTTACTTCTTATACGAATACGCGGGTATTCCAGGCACACTGTTATGTGGTTGGATGTCAGATAAAGTGTTTAAAGGTAACCGTGGTGCGACTGGCGTGTTCTTCATGACCTTGGTAACAATCGCAACTATCGTATTCTGGATGAACCCAGCGGGTAACCCGAATATTGATATGGCGTGTATGTTAATTATCGGTTTCTTAATCTACGGTCCTGTTATGTTGATTGGTCTGCATGCGCTTGAGCTTGCACCGAAAAAAGCAGCAGGTACAGCGGCAGGCTTTACGGGTCTATTCGGCTACTTAGGGGGCTCTGTTGCAGCAAGTGCTATCGTAGGTTACACAGTTGACTACTTCGGCTGGGATGGTGGCTTTATGGTCATGATCGGCGGTAGTGCGCTGTCTGTTGTATTATTACTTATCGTGATGGTTTCAGAAACCAAACACAAACGTGAAATGCTTCAGAAATATGAATAA
- a CDS encoding LemA family protein — MAIIAIILLVSIVIFIGWGISIYNLLITTRNQVNNQFANIDVILKQRADQIPQLMAVVEKAMEHEKSVFIALSDARQRYFKAQSINEKISAANEMNTALRGMIALAENYPTLISGEQLALLQTGISDVENKIAQRREGFNDATTNYNTAIEMFPDSLIASLFRFEHMQLLEIPKEEMKFEGIHFK, encoded by the coding sequence ATGGCAATAATAGCTATTATTTTACTTGTTAGTATTGTTATTTTTATCGGTTGGGGGATCTCAATTTACAACCTTCTTATTACGACTCGTAATCAAGTCAATAATCAGTTTGCGAATATTGATGTTATTTTGAAACAAAGAGCTGACCAAATTCCTCAATTAATGGCAGTCGTTGAAAAAGCCATGGAACACGAAAAAAGTGTATTTATTGCATTAAGTGACGCAAGACAACGCTATTTTAAAGCACAAAGTATTAATGAAAAAATCAGTGCAGCAAATGAGATGAATACAGCACTACGAGGCATGATTGCCCTTGCTGAAAATTATCCGACATTAATTTCAGGTGAACAATTAGCGCTACTTCAAACAGGTATTAGTGATGTAGAAAATAAAATAGCTCAACGTCGTGAAGGGTTTAATGATGCAACGACTAACTACAACACCGCAATAGAGATGTTTCCTGATAGCTTAATTGCAAGCCTTTTCCGCTTTGAACATATGCAATTACTAGAAATACCCAAAGAAGAAATGAAGTTTGAAGGAATTCATTTTAAATAA
- the glpQ gene encoding glycerophosphodiester phosphodiesterase, producing MSTSFKIKPLVAGVLLTLSLSAIAQAASDKVVIAHRGASGYLPEHTLPAKALAYAQGADYLEQDLVMTKDNELVVLHDHYLDRVTDVAERYPNRARKDGRYYAIDFTLEEIKGLKFTEGFDIVDGKKVQSYPNRFPMGKSDFRVHTFQEEIEFIQGLNKSTGQDIGIYPEIKAPWFHEQEGKDITTKVLEVLKQYGYTKKTDNVYLQSFDANDLKRIKTELMPKMGMDLKLVQLIAYTDWNETYEKQPDGTWTNYSYEWMFKPGAMKEIATYADAIGPDYHMLVETDSTPEKITLTGMAADAHANKLAIHPFTVRIDKLPKYAKDGDQLYDIIYNQAGAEGVFTDFPDLGVKFLQKQAK from the coding sequence ATGAGTACATCTTTTAAAATAAAACCGTTAGTTGCAGGCGTTCTTTTAACTCTATCTTTAAGTGCAATCGCACAAGCGGCAAGTGATAAGGTCGTTATCGCTCACCGTGGTGCAAGTGGTTATTTGCCTGAACATACACTTCCTGCCAAAGCGTTAGCGTATGCCCAAGGTGCAGATTATCTTGAACAAGACTTAGTGATGACCAAAGACAACGAACTCGTTGTTTTACATGATCACTATCTTGATCGTGTAACAGATGTGGCTGAGCGTTATCCTAATAGAGCAAGAAAAGATGGTCGTTATTACGCTATCGACTTTACGCTTGAAGAAATTAAAGGGCTGAAATTTACTGAAGGCTTTGACATTGTTGACGGTAAAAAAGTCCAAAGTTATCCAAACCGTTTCCCTATGGGCAAATCGGATTTCCGTGTACATACTTTCCAAGAAGAAATTGAATTTATCCAAGGTCTAAACAAATCAACAGGCCAAGATATTGGTATTTACCCTGAAATTAAAGCACCTTGGTTCCATGAGCAAGAAGGTAAAGACATTACTACCAAAGTGCTAGAAGTACTTAAACAATATGGTTATACAAAAAAAACTGACAATGTTTATCTGCAATCCTTCGATGCTAACGACCTAAAACGCATCAAAACAGAATTGATGCCCAAAATGGGTATGGATCTAAAACTTGTTCAGTTAATAGCTTATACCGACTGGAATGAGACTTATGAGAAACAACCTGATGGTACATGGACAAACTACAGCTATGAGTGGATGTTTAAGCCAGGTGCAATGAAAGAAATTGCGACTTATGCTGATGCTATCGGCCCTGATTATCATATGTTAGTTGAGACAGATTCAACGCCAGAAAAAATCACCTTAACCGGTATGGCTGCCGATGCTCATGCGAATAAACTGGCCATTCATCCGTTTACTGTCCGTATTGATAAACTGCCTAAATACGCAAAAGATGGTGATCAGCTTTATGACATCATTTATAACCAAGCGGGTGCTGAAGGTGTCTTTACAGACTTCCCTGATTTAGGCGTTAAATTCTTACAAAAACAAGCTAAATAA